Genomic window (Cucumis sativus cultivar 9930 chromosome 2, Cucumber_9930_V3, whole genome shotgun sequence):
ATCGTTATTTGATGGCCAATAATAGTTGTCTGATTACTCTATAATATTAGTATTCACATTTCCAATAATAGTTgtctatatatgaaaaactaagTTATTTCGTACCATTGAAGCCATAACCAAATCAtcatataaattaatacaaaatcaatataaatatatatttatatataacatatttgaATTCCAACAATCTTACAAGAATCCAATGATGGTAATAAGATAGCAATAAGATCATAACAACCTTATAGCACTCAAAGATGATAATCTGATAGCGATCCCAAACTAAACAAGTTACATAATACTCAATCTTCAactaaaatatgaattaagaaaaatcaaacaatctTCTAGCATACTTGATCCTTCTTTTggattattatttaattacgATTCAATCATACATATTGTTActtgataataattataaaattgtgaTAATAATTGTCATTGATTGCTCTCTCATtactataatatttaaaattaatattaattgctattcaaatatacatcaaaatcaaatctaaaagttATATCACtttcaataaaacaaacaacattgCTTTAAACCAAATACACAAAGTAAGATTGTAGTACAATCTTATttaagtaatttaatcattttttcacaataattatattcacTCTTTTTGAAacaagaatttttaaaaatagtaaattttacaaaatatctacaatatataataaattttattattgatataatatacTGATATAATTCTACCaagaatctaaaaatttaatattttaattaattttgttattttaaaaattatccattaattatatttcaatatataattatcaattttccACTTATGCCactaaattccaaaattttaattaaatatacagtcatatatatacttaattaaatcatttttaaaaatagtaaaataaattaaaataaaagcaaaattttgaattcaatccCTCCTGATTTTagaaaatctactattttctaatttcaattaaCTCAATTATTTAAGTAACAAAATTagcttaattttatttttttaatgattttattatgtaaaagataaatattttatcaatttttctattttgaaaaagaactcTTAAATACCTTTTTTTGGGTATTACAAAAAATCTtgagaaatttttaaacaaattctatcattaacatactataacaaatttgttatagcttctgaaaattttaatttattttaatttattttgctattttaaaaaatagcccTAAAATGTTTTGCACAATCAAAAAGTCAATTGGTAACTCCAAAAGCTACGATTAAGAATTGtaaagaatgaaaaacttGCAAGGTTGTACCAATCAACCCCACCATATAAGCATAACTTGGTTAACACAGATTCTTATTGCTGATTATACTTGGAtcccaaaaaaaacaaacaaaaaggaacTTCACATTATACAAGACTATTAACTTTTCTATATcaattatcttcatttttggCACAGCAAAAGATACCATTTTTCAAACTAGAGTATCCCtgacatttgtttttcttttctaatattaCACAGTTCAGTTTACAATAAGATTCACAAATATATTGGTCTGTTACGGAAAGAACAGGCGAGACATGGGACAAAACCTGGTAAAAATGAGATGATCCTATTGTTGATTCGTGCAAGTTCTCTGACCTTGGACGGCTGAATCTGGTTCCAAAGATTGAGGTGAGCTTCCATTCGGATTAATACATTTTCCAGCAGGTGGCAAGCAacgttttgaaaaaaatgctGCAATAGTTTTTGGTCTCCGGGTGCCTTTTTCTGccaaaaaaaaggaaaaacagtTAATCCATACCGAGTAAAGTATGCGTGATCGTTTTATCTCCAAAAGTCAAAATCCTTTTGCAAACCTGGAGACGGCAAAACACCATGTTTTTCCAAAATAGCCTTCTTAACCTGCACACATTACATCGTGCTTACTGGTAAGTAAGATTGAACACaaatcaaaatgaacaaaCTCAAATCTAAGCAAAGtgagaatcaaaattttgttatatcagGCAGGGACACGAACAAGCAACTAAAAGAATTCTACTCCATAACAATTTGCTCACCCCATGTATGAACTTGAATGAACAAAACAAGAAGATTATCAAAACTTGGTTCCAAAACTGTCTTACTCAAAAGCGACACGACAAAAGTACAAATTTAGAGCTAGTTCACCAACCTGCCACCGATTTTCTACAAAATCAGATACTTCCCGAACTTTATTTCGCAAATGAGTCTTTGGTACACTGGGGAACTTAAGCTGCAAAGACTCGACAACTTTGTTGATACCCTGTGAGCAAGACTGAATAGTTGATACCTGTTAAATGAGATATTGTCACTATAGAGGATCAAAAATTAAAGTACAAGAGAAGCATGTACACTTTAAAGAATCAAGACAATGCAGGCTTGCAGCTAAGAATCATGCATATAAAGACAGCAACACCACATCAAACTTCAATTCCTTGTTGAGACAAGGAAACAATTTTGATAAACTAtgttcatttataattttgattgtgTACAACATTACGTAAAGATTTAAATACACATGCATGAACTTTAAACTTAAATGTTGGAAGTGTATATTTCTTGAAGAATATTACGTTCTTCAACAACTCAATAAAGCCAAAAGCGCAAGTTAAAATACTCAACACTTTTGTCCAcaatcattaaaataaataaacaattttaaaaaaaaaatcacctaagtcatcatttttatatatatttagcttcttgataaaaatatttccaattttcaacaATAGGGtttaacatttatttcatcCATATCTTCAGTATTTCTACCGAGCATGGTCTCCTAAATGCCCTGACTATTTCCCATGTCCCTACCATAGACCGTGTTTTCAGAAAAATATTCAGACACGCTAAATAATCTGCTTGCAATAGGTTGAGTATACATCATATGGCACTTACTCAATGGAGAGTGTCCATGGTTACTCCTATTTTGGCATCCGAAAAAATCCAATCTAAGTTAGTATTTATTCAAAATAGTTCCTGGAAGTTAATATTTAACCACTCAGGAGGCACAGAACTTACAATTGCAGTCATTTCCGAGTCAAGGATAGTGGATGTTGAGATCTGGGTACCATTGTCCTTGTCACTTGGGACGCACACCTCTGGATCTTCATCTGCCATTCCATCAACTGACATCTCTATGAGACATCCACCCGGCATCAAACACATACTGAGAGCTGCTAGGCAAGTCTGCTCTAGCTTAGATGTGCAATCAAGATCTTCAGCCATTAGCAAACTATCCTTCTCATGCAATAGATTTAATATGATCAATGGCTGATTTTTTCTAAGTGCAAGGTTTGTCATGTTGTGGAGATGCTTTTGCTGCTTTAACACGCTATAGAGCTCCTTGCCCTCCATATCTTGTTTAGAACTAGGTGTGCTCCTGACCTCATCAACATCATCAGTATCCATCCTGTCGAGTTGCACGCCCTGAAAGCTCAAAGGGATGCCGCTAGCTTGAACAACTTTTTGATAATatactagtttttttttaatgaaagtaAAATGCAAAACCAATTCATCCCAGGGCCAACCCATCTAACCTCTTAGTTCATTTCGAGAACATAAAACAATggattttgaaagaaattttaattcaattcataTGTTAACCCATTTCTCTACCACCATTAAAAAACTAGATAAACTAGGCATATGTTTCACCTCATTTTCTGAGAGATATCCATCAGGGACAAAAAATCCATCTTCACTCTCTTCATCATCCTCAGCTTTTGCACATCCTTCCTCTTCTAGactttcttcatcatctttatCACAATCTGAGAGACTTTCACCAGGATCCTCCTGCAAAATGAGAATGGAATTCATTGAAACATGAAATAATTGGTTTGTTCTCAAAaagtagaaataaaaaataaagctGTAAGCAAAAAATGTGGGTTTCCTACCTCTTCCCATTCTTCATCGCTGTCAACATCATAATCCAAATCTGGATCCTTTCTGAAAGGATGGCGTGGTCCAACAACATGACTGGAAAACATTTATCAAGGCCAGAAGTTTGTAAGTTTCAAAGTGAGGAAAACTGATCAACTGatgaaaatcaatttcttgtaataaaaaatgataaatatgtttatatgtGTGTAGTAAAACTTTCATTggaaaaagaatgagaataCCAATGGTCAACActcaaaagagaagaaaggcTACAAAACAACAGCTCAAAACAAGCCTATCAGGAACAAGCCTGATATAGAGGGGCTCTCCTCCTTTGACATGGATGCCCAAAGGGGAAACATTACATCCAGCTAAAGAACAAACTTCATCCCTGACTCTTTCCATACCCCCTTAAACAACCTGTTGTTTCCCTGAGTACTCCCacaaaacagaaaaactacaataaaataaaaatgaacaaaattgcAGATGCTACCAAGTTTGGAAATGTCTTTGCAACCTTGAACAATCTCCTCATGCTTGGTTTAGCAGATTCATTAAAGCAATAAAAGAACTGGTAACAGTTAATGTGAAGCTAACACACCTTATCTGTTTTCACTCTAAGAATAGCTACATACAATCATAATCGCCCAAGTTGATGGTATAATATAACTGAGAAACATTACACACATATCTGCcgaattaataattaaaaaatattttgctaaagatttcaaaaataaaagacagGATGGTTGAGGTACTTAAATAGGTGTGGAAGATGCTAAATTCATTCAAGGAATCACTTTCGAGGCAGAAGAATATTGTTGATCTcctcaaagaaacaaaacaaaccaacTAAGATGCTTAGGGAACTAAATGAAAactagaaaatgaaatagaaatagtTTGGTACTAAGGTTTTGTTAACAATCAgcttaacatttttaattgaagCCTTATTCGGTAATTCAGTGTTGGATCTTTCTTGTTCTTGGGCTTAATTTTATGTATGTCCAAATATATCCTTACATCTATCTCATAAAGCATCCTTCATAAGCAGTAGGCAATATTACTTGAGGGACTATGCTTTAAAAAAACAtctaagaaaaatgatgaagttTTCTCAGATGCATATTTGATCGGATCAAATGCATAGAAGAACCACTTCCAAATATTGCAATTATGTAGGAAGAAATATAGTCTCTTGCCATTGCAATTTgcaattacaaataaaattaattaaaagaattaatataCCAAGACACAACGAGAAAGTGAAATTTCGGATCCTTGGTTAAGCCATATGGAAAAGGATTAGGCTAAAAGTATTGACAAGGTTAAAGATCAAAATGGAAGATCCATAATACTATCTTTTGACTAAGATTATGGGCTCAATCCTTGGTAGCCACCTacctaataattaatttcctacgagTTTCTTTGACACCTAAATGTTGTAGGATCAGACAGTTGTCCCATGAGATTAGTCGTGATGTGCATAAACTGGCCCAAAGACTCAcacatatgaaaaaaaaaatactatctTTTGACAATCAAGAATCATGTCCATGCAAAACTGTAGAAAACACACAAGGATGCTTtatatcaaaagaaataaaggtGGAACTATATGTGCAATTTTCATCTGGCCAGTCCCTAAATTGCCAATATTTTGACCAAGGCTCTtcctaaaaattaatttgaagaacTAAACATCCTAACTGTAGTTGATAATCATGGTACAAAGAAACTTGCCTCTTCGAAGACCAAATGCCATAAAATGCAGGTCTATAGCTCTTTGCAAACTGCAGCAACTGCTTCCCTCTGTTTGACTTCCTGACATCAAGTAAAGTACTGCATAACTCTGTCTGGCTGGTTCCAGCATCTGTAATTTGCTCTTCCCAACCATCTACAAGCCTCTCCTCACCCAATTCATCATCATTAGCTGATTCTCTGCCAGCTGAAAGTTTAAGTTCCTTAAATAATTCAGACTTTGGCTTTCGACGAATGCCCCAGTGCTTTTCTCCTCTTGATCGAATGGAACTGCCTATTAAGCGCCAAGAAGACAAATGCTGCCTGAAAGTAGGACATATCTTAAACATAAGACCTTGAGAAAGACACGGCTCCCAAAAAATAATaccaaataaatcaaatgaatACCTGCGGATATCAACAGGAATGATCGCATCACTTGAGGAAAGTGTGCAGTCCATTAACTGTGTGCAAGCCTGCAGcacattttcactttttttactCAATGGAACCGATATAATCAATTCGGTTGTTGATTGGTCATTTGGGAATGACGAACTaggtttactttttttaagaaagcGCTCCATTATGGAAGCTTGCTTCTGTAAAGAAAGTTGCTTTTTAAATTCAgcttcttccttctctctgCGACGCTGCTCTTTTTCAGCATCCTCTTGCTGCTTCCTAAgttgttttttcatttcattctcttctttttctttacgcttttcttccctttctgTCACTTTTGACTCCTTTTcctgattttaaatttaaatcactcAAAAAGCCCAAGACTTGACAAAGTTCTATTGAAGACCAAGACAAATTGAAATGCCATCACCTAAGCCCAAGGCaggaaaatgataaaactttgGTTCACATAGTACTCACATTTTGcaacttttccttttgttgttcCCTAtctattctctttttctccttttcagCTTCCCGCTGATTTCTCTCTAGTTGTTTGACCATTAGCTTCTCTTCTCGTTTTGCTTCCTTCTCAGCCCTGAAATAAGAAGTTCAActtaaacaaacaatatataGGAATACAAATGTGAAgtcttaaagaaaatagaaactcATACATCTCAGTAGCAATCTTCTGTGACAAACCATCTGTAAGTAAACGGATCTTGGCTTCATCAAACACTTTACTAAGTCTATCAGATGCTTTTGTGAATTCCTGAATGCAAGTCTGATCAGTCTCTGACTTAAGTAGTGATGACTTCATGGctgaaagaaaacaaacatcaGAACTTAAAcatggagaaaaagaagactAAAAACTCCAGAATCAAACCATTAAACTAAGCCCCCAAAAAATCATGGAGAAGAACAGTTATAAGGAACAATgtattccttctttttctctttttctgcCTCATGCTGAAACCTCAAAATTCTTTGTAATAGCTAGACTTGTGTTTTCTTCaggaataaataaataagcacCCTAACTGTGCCCAGCCCACACCAATCATGCCTTATTTAACAAAAGGGAAAACTAGCTACGTCAGTCATTATTGctagaaattgaaaagaaaaatctagaAACTTAGAATTCATATCCAGCAAGTTTGAGGCGAAAGacttaacattttaaatatcttttaaggATGGGAATTGTTAGATTGTATATGGGTGATGTATCTCTCAATGAAAATGTACGCTTAAACTTGGAAGTGAAACCTGCATTTTATGAAAGGGACCAAACCCTCTAAAATGAATCCTAGGCCAACTTTAGCCTCAATAGTCAAAGTAATTCTAATGGATAAGAGCAGTACCAAAGATTGATAGGACCCATCTAACCTTACTACGCCAAACCTAACATAGCTCTTGTTAACAAAGTCAGATCATCTGTAATCAATCCAAAAGAGGAAAATATGCAAGTGGTTTATCAAGCACTGAAATACCTAAGAATGCCACCCTAGAAAGCCTTTGTCTTTGGTAAAACTAGCAATCAGCGTTCACAAGATAGATTGAACAggttcaaaattaaaagagatttaTTTCTAGATATTGTACAAATGTTAGAAGAAACATAGTGACATGGAGGAAAAAACCCAAACAAAATGGTTCTTACAAGTAATGATGAAGCTAAATTTAGAGCTTTGAGCACATGAATTTGACTCAATAattcttgaaaaattaaaaacatcacTACATGATTCAATAGAAAATACTTGATAAGCACGCATCAATTATGTCCACCATAACTGTCTGAAGCATGGCGAGAGGTGAGATCAACCATCACTTACCAAAGAGaaaatagaaggaaaaattgTCTCTTGTATACTCTACTTACAATAGTTCAGATGGAAAACATTCTGACCGAACCTCTACATAACCAATGTTTGAAGATTTAAAGTTCaagttcattttaattaacatttactAAGTTGAGGGGAGTGTTACTTGAGGATCCATTAACTTTACACATACAGACAAGTCCTTCTAAAAACTATTTGGAGAgacaaagagaaaataatcACGTAACATCATTTACATGAACTTGATCTAGTAATGATTACAAGTTACAAACCCACAGACTAAAAACTAATCATGTAACCAAACATAATACAGCTAAAAGAGATTCCAAGGATAATGGTCAGTGAAAAGAAATCTTGAGTAGGTCTGACAATCTAAAATCAGAAGGTGGTCCAATTGAACCTGATTCCATGAAATGCCAACTGCTGCCATTTTACCTTTAAACTCTTATCCACAGATTGTATTTAATCCCACATCATAGACCTGAAATGTCTACAACCcacaatcttttttaaaacgaaaaaatgtcttcattgatataatgaaaagagcCTAATGCTCAAATTACAAAGAGAAACTGTTCGCCCATAATGATAAATGTGTTAGATGGCTAacaaataaatcaagttcATTCATACATGATGTTAcaacttcttctctttcaatcTAACTAGATCCCcgtgtttattatatatcaccCTTAATTTGTAGACAGAAATGTCATTTATTGTTTCTGCTATCCAAGAAATCACAATGGAGAGAGCAGAGCAAACGCAGAAAAGGAAATAACAGCAATTACACAACCAAAGCGGCagttacaaacttaaaaaatgtgaaaggAAAAGGCATCAATTGGGCAAATTTCCATAACAAACGGAACAAGAAGCAACAGTCAATTTTCTACAGATCACTTATTGAACCCAAACCCAGAAGGGTGAAAAACAAACGAGttagtatttaaatacaaaaaaaaaaaacgtgcCTACCCGAGAGAACAGTGACCCTCTCTTGAATCTTTTTCCGACATGTACGACGAATGTTCAGTATTCCACGGGTGGATTTCGGCATCAACTTTAGATCCCTGgtctttaaaattaacaagGAAGATGAGCATGAAGCACTGGAAAATAGCTAAAAATACATATTGAGAAGTTCAACCAAAGAAACCACTTGACATAAAATTTCTCAGAAAGCCATCAGATATAAAGAACAAGGTGGATATAAAGGTACCTCCCAACACCAAAGACACTCTCTAGAGACGTCTTCTAAAACATCCGCATCGGCGTTAGGCACGCCGTACATAACCCTCCGACCAACAAAAAGAACAGAAGCTTTTACTGATGCAACAGTCACTGCTTCCACAACACCACCATTatcaatcttcttcatcttctcataAATCTCATCAACAAGCTTCGAGAGTGATAGTTCACTCTCTTCCATAAGAGCAGCAACAATGGAATCACTAGAACTACATTGGCCCAAATCAAGATCCACTTTCTGACACTTAACTTCATCGTAGTACTTAAACAAACTGTCAATCTCCCTCTGAATACCCTCGATCCTCgcctctctctcttccttttccaaaGACACTATTTCCATGCAACCCCTCTTCCGCTTCTGGACCTTCCGTGGCCGAGCTTGGGTATCCGTCGAAGAAGGTTTGGAAGACTCATCCAGGTCCATTACCACCGCATCCATACCCAAGAAACTAGACATGCAAAAGGGAAAACAGAAGAAACCCTAAGAATTGAGacagaggaagaagagaaaaaggaaattgaaatgtgaaagaggggaaagaaaaagagaaaagagtggAGGAAGGAGAGTCCACAGTTGAGAATTACCTCGAGAAATCAGGAGGATGGGGATTGAGTTGTTGGTTCAGAACTGTTTGGCTGTGTTCTTGATTTTGGAAGAAGTGGGTGGGAGAGAAATGGGTATGgctttgagaagaaaaaataataatttaagtgAATAAAGATATATAGTATTGgagagaataaagaaaaaaatggaaattaaaaattaattttcccGCCAAAGGAAATTGGCGTCGATTTGGCTCCAAAATTGGCCTCGCTTGGCGCGACAGGGTTCTATCCCGTGCGAAACCTCTACACTACACCAAATCCATTTccctcttccatttctttactttttccttttttctaaattatatcaGATATcctaatttacaaatatatatgtatatatatataataaaactctTAATATTTACTgttcgtataacaaaataaaaaaaaattcatgtaaTTGGTATaactttgagtttattttttctcatattctttttcttcttttttctcatattcttttttcattatcaagatcgtttaaattagGTACAATAGATCGTTTAAACTAGGTACAATATCGTTTTTTGTGCGTGTAGACAATTAATCACATGgtagttttgttgttttacgTTGTGTACTTGTgggtttttttcatttttcaaaattgttttatatgatgtaaatattttttcattttgttttattttttaaaaaaaaaattcctatAAAAAAACTGTAAACAAAAGgagagtttttaaaaaaaacaaaataaattaaaatatctacaagttatagcaaaattttgaattttatcaatgatagtcttctatcactgtaccatatcaatgactattagtgatagaatttgctataagttatagatattttctaaaatttgctagttttgaaaattctcctccacaaagatttcaaaaacactttttttttatgttaaaattgtTATGGTTAGTTTTAGATAAAAGCAATTGAGGAGTGTTTGCTCAATtgtaatgaaattgaaatgtaATTGTAATATCAAACTTATCtcattcatataattttcaatttaaccatcttttacattgttttcaagttttaggATCCTATTTTTGTTCTATCCTCGATCTTCACTTATTTCAAACACCCTTCTTATTATCAACCATCGTGATTATATTCTCTTTCTAAACAATCTCTTAGGCTCTTATGGTAATGATTTggttttttgagtttttgattttgagaaataatcTTAATAGACACTACTTCCACTCCtaaaaattttcctttgtttAATCATTTAGCAATGGTTTGAAAAAcaagtcaaattttgaaaactaaaaatagcttttaaacatttttgtttatttttagatttttgaTGAGAATTCAATCATTctacttaattttcaaaaacaaaacggTTACCGAGCAGACTttagtgttttgttttcaatacCCCTCAACTTTtagaagtttcaaaaataatcttaaagtttaaaagaaatacaaaatattctaatatatgaacaaaaaccATTAATATACATTGTTGGAAAGCTGTCATCACACGTTTAGGAAAATTGCCGTAGAGAAAATAGAGACCTAGCACTAGTGGTGATTAGGGGTTTTCACGATTCGGTTTCAAGCTAAAATCGCACcgaaccaaaaaaattaaaaaaatcatataaagcCTAACCAAACCATGTGTCAAACTGTATGCATATGTGTTTCGGTTTTGGTTCGATTTAAATCTCAAAGAATCTTAGGCCACCAAAGCATCAAGTTTGATAAAAGTGgcctttttgttttaactCCCAAACAATCTTGGACCATTAAATCAGTGAGTTATATgaaattttcctttctattttagATTTCATTGGATATCGGgtcaacatatttaatttagttttagaaacaaaacctttatgaaaataatacaACCAACCACAACCCTTATTAACTTTAAATCAAGAGTTGTATAAGAGTCAAAGATACAATTTTTAATACAAAGGcctaacaaaaagaaaggtcTTCACAGCCTTCAACCTTCACAGCCTAGCTTGCTTGCCTTCTTCAACCCAACTTGGCCTCAATTCCTTACAATATGAGGAAGAGAAAGATCTTAAAACATAAGTTAATGACTTAGTAAGTGATagttttaaatactttttttgagaatacaatttataaatcactttcatttcataaatacAGGCTCAACGCCTCATTTCAATAAATCGTTAAATCGTAAAACACGCATAGACTATGACACAATTTTTGGGTTTTAGCGACGTAAAGTTTTTGTAAAGAGTTTTAATGACACAATTTGTGCGTCATTGAAGCCCTTGTCAAGATTGTGTCATTGATACCCTTACCTTGACGCAATAAATATATCACAATTTTCTATAACTCGACACCAATATATTGTCATCAATACCCTTACATTGACGCTTTAAATGTGTCATTGTGATCTATAATTCGACATCattatattgttattaatacTCTTATATTGACACTTTAAATGTGTCACATTTATCTATAACTCgacataaaaaaatgtcattttttcattattgacGACACTTATTTAGTGTCATGTTTAAATGTTTCATTACACGTTTTGTCAAGAAATGTGCTCTCACGGCATTGTTTCTGTTTAATAAATGCTTATATTTCGACATTTGTTTAGTGTcgttatttttcaattcacaacacatatttttctataatatgtTTActtatttcaacattttactactgtaaaaaaaattgaaatacatATTATTCAACATCACAcacatagaaatatatatattgataatagAAAGTATAAATTACATTGTCAGTAAAAGTTTTATAATAATCGAAAAGATAAGTTAACTCTCATACATGTATGTGTGGCCTAATCTAACCAAACTAATGCATAAATGAACTTGTTCGATCTCATGATTCTTCAATTAACTGCAAATTTGCCAAAAATGAACCTTAGTCAACATTCATTAAATATATGCCAAACAAATTTCCTTCTTAATAAGCGGACAAAcgaacttttcaaaataagccAAGGTTCTTAATAAAAGACGAAATAAAggacacaaaatta
Coding sequences:
- the LOC101217579 gene encoding chromatin assembly factor 1 subunit FAS1 isoform X2, which produces MDAVVMDLDESSKPSSTDTQARPRKVQKRKRGCMEIVSLEKEEREARIEGIQREIDSLFKYYDEVKCQKVDLDLGQCSSSDSIVAALMEESELSLSKLVDEIYEKMKKIDNGGVVEAVTVASVKASVLFVGRRVMYGVPNADADVLEDVSRECLWCWETRDLKLMPKSTRGILNIRRTCRKKIQERVTVLSAMKSSLLKSETDQTCIQEFTKASDRLSKVFDEAKIRLLTDGLSQKIATEMAEKEAKREEKLMVKQLERNQREAEKEKKRIDREQQKEKLQNEKESKVTEREEKRKEKEENEMKKQLRKQQEDAEKEQRRREKEEAEFKKQLSLQKQASIMERFLKKSKPSSSFPNDQSTTELIISVPLSKKSENVLQACTQLMDCTLSSSDAIIPVDIRRQHLSSWRLIGSSIRSRGEKHWGIRRKPKSELFKELKLSAGRESANDDELGEERLVDGWEEQITDAGTSQTELCSTLLDVRKSNRGKQLLQFAKSYRPAFYGIWSSKSHVVGPRHPFRKDPDLDYDVDSDEEWEEEDPGESLSDCDKDDEESLEEEGCAKAEDDEESEDGFFVPDGYLSENEGVQLDRMDTDDVDEVRSTPSSKQDMEGKELYSVLKQQKHLHNMTNLALRKNQPLIILNLLHEKDSLLMAEDLDCTSKLEQTCLAALSMCLMPGGCLIEMSVDGMADEDPEVCVPSDKDNGTQISTSTILDSEMTAIVSTIQSCSQGINKVVESLQLKFPSVPKTHLRNKVREVSDFVENRWQVKKAILEKHGVLPSPEKGTRRPKTIAAFFSKRCLPPAGKCINPNGSSPQSLEPDSAVQGQRTCTNQQ
- the LOC101217579 gene encoding chromatin assembly factor 1 subunit FAS1 isoform X1, whose product is MSSFLGMDAVVMDLDESSKPSSTDTQARPRKVQKRKRGCMEIVSLEKEEREARIEGIQREIDSLFKYYDEVKCQKVDLDLGQCSSSDSIVAALMEESELSLSKLVDEIYEKMKKIDNGGVVEAVTVASVKASVLFVGRRVMYGVPNADADVLEDVSRECLWCWETRDLKLMPKSTRGILNIRRTCRKKIQERVTVLSAMKSSLLKSETDQTCIQEFTKASDRLSKVFDEAKIRLLTDGLSQKIATEMAEKEAKREEKLMVKQLERNQREAEKEKKRIDREQQKEKLQNEKESKVTEREEKRKEKEENEMKKQLRKQQEDAEKEQRRREKEEAEFKKQLSLQKQASIMERFLKKSKPSSSFPNDQSTTELIISVPLSKKSENVLQACTQLMDCTLSSSDAIIPVDIRRQHLSSWRLIGSSIRSRGEKHWGIRRKPKSELFKELKLSAGRESANDDELGEERLVDGWEEQITDAGTSQTELCSTLLDVRKSNRGKQLLQFAKSYRPAFYGIWSSKSHVVGPRHPFRKDPDLDYDVDSDEEWEEEDPGESLSDCDKDDEESLEEEGCAKAEDDEESEDGFFVPDGYLSENEGVQLDRMDTDDVDEVRSTPSSKQDMEGKELYSVLKQQKHLHNMTNLALRKNQPLIILNLLHEKDSLLMAEDLDCTSKLEQTCLAALSMCLMPGGCLIEMSVDGMADEDPEVCVPSDKDNGTQISTSTILDSEMTAIVSTIQSCSQGINKVVESLQLKFPSVPKTHLRNKVREVSDFVENRWQVKKAILEKHGVLPSPEKGTRRPKTIAAFFSKRCLPPAGKCINPNGSSPQSLEPDSAVQGQRTCTNQQ
- the LOC101217579 gene encoding chromatin assembly factor 1 subunit FAS1 isoform X3, which produces MSSFLGMDAVVMDLDESSKPSSTDTQARPRKVQKRKRGCMEIVSLEKEEREARIEGIQREIDSLFKYYDEVKCQKVDLDLGQCSSSDSIVAALMEESELSLSKLVDEIYEKMKKIDNGGVVEAVTVASVKASVLFVGRRVMYGVPNADADVLEDVSRECLWCWETRDLKLMPKSTRGILNIRRTCRKKIQERVTVLSAMKSSLLKSETDQTCIQEFTKASDRLSKVFDEAKIRLLTDGLSQKIATEMAEKEAKREEKLMVKQLERNQREAEKEKKRIDREQQKEKLQNEKESKVTEREEKRKEKEENEMKKQLRKQQEDAEKEQRRREKEEAEFKKQLSLQKQASIMERFLKKSKPSSSFPNDQSTTELIISVPLSKKSENVLQACTQLMDCTLSSSDAIIPVDIRRQHLSSWRLIGSSIRSRGEKHWGIRRKPKSELFKELKLSAGRESANDDELGEERLVDGWEEQITDAGTSQTELCSTLLDVRKSNRGKQLLQFAKSYRPAFYGIWSSKSHVVGPRHPFRKDPDLDYDVDSDEEWEEEDPGESLSDCDKDDEESLEEEGCAKAEDDEESEDGFFVPDGYLSENEGVQLDRMDTDDVDEVRSTPSSKQDMEGKELYSVLKQQKHLHNMTNLALRKNQPLIILNLLHEKDSLLMAEDLDCTSKLEQTCLAALSMCLMPGGCLIEMSVDGMADEDPEVCVPSDKDNGTQISTSTILDSEMTAIE